The Malus domestica chromosome 08, GDT2T_hap1 genomic interval AAAGAGGGTgttttaataaaacactcacgctactattcacttttaacgaaaaatcatattttttacattttcctgatactattcactgcacatttatttgtcatttttcattaaaactaatttctttttacatttttcgttagttttcctaccTAAATAAGGTACCTGATAGGGTGGCTAGGTCAACCAAAGACAACCCTTTGGAAGAGAAGAGCTTAATCATCTCATCCATTGTAAAACTTGTATCTACAATATTAGGCCTGACATTTGAAGCTGCAGAAACTTTCCCATCTCTCCTACCTGTTGGAATCTGAGCCACAGGTCCCCCAGCCTGTTTTGTACTCACCACATTAAATATACCCAACCAAAATATACAAACAGATAAAAAATAGGGtggtgttatccacacatccatttttatttctcacacatccctctcaattttcggtcgtcggatcgaatgagttaaagaagatcaatggcaaaaaattaacaagggtgtgtgagaaggaaaaaatggtgtgtgaatagcattatcctaaaaaataatgaataattaaaaaaaaagagttgaggGAGATGGAGATGGAGATCTGACAAATTCAACAGCATCTCTAGCAGCCAGAGCAACAATGTCAGCGCAAGAAACAGTTCCGGGACAGAAGACTTCAAGCAGTCTCTTGGCCGAATCGATCACTGCAAACCCTCCCAGAGATGTGTTTGCCGGATCACTTCTCTCAGTCCCAGTTCCTTGTAGAAGCACAGATGCATCACAACCCTGTGTAATTCATTTGGTTAGTATCAAGTCGATACTGTCAAATTAAAGGCCAAAAATCACGAGTGTCTCGTGACCGGGGTTTTGGAGCGTGACAGAAAGAATGCGTAGGTTTGAAGGACTTCTAGTTCTAAAAAGGCCGAGATTTTGGGGCGCGACAGAAAAGagtactttgttatataagttGGTTTTAGGACTTGGAGCAGTAAAGGGGTGCAATTCATCTAAGAGAGCAAGAGAAATATACCAAAGCAGGGTTTGTTTACTTTACCTCCACAAAGCAATCATGGAAGAGCAGACGGAGGAGCTTCCCGGGGACGGTAGGGTCCAAGTCGGAGGCCGATCTCACAGTGTTTCGGACAATAAACTCGGCAGAAGGGCATGAAGCTGCGTAGAAATTCAGTGCCAGGTCTGCAGTGGAAGCAGAAGCAGCAAGAAAGAACCaaattaagaaaacacaacaatGTGTGCAAGAGAAGGCTGCCGATGTCTTCTCCATCTAGGGATATTTTCATGTACCTACACATAGAAATGCTCAAGACATTGACTTCTTCTACAATGTATAACATTCAAAGTCCCCaactttttagagagagagagagagaaatagttGGCCATGTGTAAACAAAAGGAGCCACGGAGGTGTATTTAAAGCTGCATTCAAGTTGATTTGGTGATGGCAGGAGGTAGATGGGATCACATTACTCATCAtaacaagaaaaaggaaaagggtgGAATAGGGTTTTGATTAGCTCCTCAATCAAATTCTCTGGATAATCTCGAGGAACAGTGACAGTTCAAACTAGTATGGCAATGAGTATGATGGATTAAATGGAGGATTATGCAAGACCTCGTTGAGTAGGGCCGGCCCTAATGCAGTGCGAGTGGAGCGACCACATAGTATGCCATAAGTAAGAAGTTTCCTATCTTGAGATAGATGTAAGTGGAGCGACCGCACAGGGACTCACATCTAGAGGGCACTCGAGAAAGTATTATATGACTTGTAGCCTTATAGCTACCACACTGGATCACCAACTTGGACAGACATGTGTTACCTTGGCATCTAACCCATTCCCTCCTCTCTATGTTAATCACAGGATGTGTGCGATAGACACATGGTGATATATCACCTGTCACGCCCAAGATTTTTCCCATAGGGGAATATCAAAGTGCGCCGAAAAGAAATGAACCCGAAAAGCTAATTAACAAGAACAATGCCACAAACATTTTAAAATACACAAAATCTTGTCTAACAAGTCGGTCTATCCACTTTCAGATCGAAAACAAAAGTCAGTACATACATCTCTTGTACTCATGGGTCAATATAGCATATGATTTGCTCCCTCTTACAAAAATCAGACACTGAATAAATTATATTCACAACAGGCcttaaaaaaggaagaaaagagaCCAGACCTACTTCCATCCAAGCATATAGATGAAATTCGATTAAACAAGCTTCGACTGAGAGACCCTAACGGCATTGATCAGCCCAAATATTTTGGAACGGACACATGATGGATGCCCGAAGAGGTATATAACTATAGGAGTTTTCACGAATTTTCATTTTCGCTATCCACGACATCTTCTTCCAAATCATCCACATCATCAATGGGAATGTCTTCACTATTCTCTTCAACAGAACCTGCAGAAAGCTTTGCAGTTAGTTTTAGTGAAGCTTGAAAGAGGAAAAGGTTAGGTCGTACCCAGtacacaaggctcccgctttacgcagggtctgggagaggtgaatgtcggctagccttacccccatttatggagaggctgctcccaagtctcgaacccgagacctaccgctcatgggcaaaggcacttgccatcgcaccaagctTGAAAGAGGAAAAGGTTCGTAACACAAATTGCAGGAGGGACCCATAAATAGTTTGTAAAAAAACATCTGCAAAGTTTACCAAGCAATTGACATAATAAACCCTCACTTTATGAGCAGATTTTTACCTCTATGTGTTATCAAGAAGGTAAGGAAGTTCCAGAAACTGCAACAGGGATTCTGTCTGAGGATTCCGAACGTGTGCTGCGAAAAAGAATATTTACATAAAATGTTCTTGTTTAACAGCATTCAGAATGACATGATGATCCTTACCACGAAAAGAACCATAAGAGACAGATTGAGAGGGATTGTAAGGTGGAACCGTCTGGGCGAATTCAAACGGTCTGGCCCCTCTTGCTTGCAACTTGCTCCTGACCCATTGATGACCACCATGTTTGTCAAGATGTACATTCCTACAATATAACACACGCACACTTAGTAGATACTTTACAAGAGAAAAAACATTAAAAGGGTAAAGACCACAGAGGGAATATAAAGTTTAAAGGTCTAATCATTGGCAGCATGCTCAATACATTTCGAAAAATGTACACACCGAAGATTTGCACTTCTGGTCATGAGAGGGAAAACAGAGTTAAATCGCCGAGTTATTTCTAGCCATTCTTCATCGTACTGAATCTCATAAGGGCCAGGCTCCGATTCAATTTCAATAACCTAAAATGCCAGAAAATGTCACACGTAGAACCCATTAGCTACCAGCAATGACTGCGGGGAACATCCTATACAGTACTTTCAGAATCTCATCAAATACCTGAAGAAATTTGCGTCCTGGTAGGCACTTATCAAGGGCAAGAAAGTTTGTCACTGAACCATCTTCCCCATGTTGAACACAAGCAGCAAATATGCAGTGTAAATGAGCTGAAAACCAATAAGGTGGTTTCAGTTCTAGCAATTGAGCAGCTGGTTTACTTCCAAGACTTCTTTCTTGAACCTAATGACATTTTAAACGAGATAAGTGGTTCGAAAACATACCAATCAGAGCTTATTAACTCATTTTTCCGTTCTTGCAATTACCTCCTGCTTAAAATCCGGTTTTTCCCGAACAAGCTCCTTCCAGTCCCCACAATCAGTGATGCCAACAGGCCAATCATGTGAAAGGAAAATATCGATTGGTTCCTCAACTTGAATCAGTTTGTGGAAATCATACTCACGAACATGATACACGGACCTGATAGACCAATATAAGGAGGCCTCTCAAAGTGTCCTGCTcaagaggaaaaaaaatgaaccgcCTTCAAGCAGTTAACACCATATGTCAAAATAGCACATACCATAATAGCAAAACATAAACAGCTATTGTTTTACCAACAAAAGATAAGCAATGAAGTAAACACCTGTAATGGTACACAAAACTAAAGCAAACAAACCTTTAAGAAAATCGGGCTGTATGCAAATTCCAGAGAGTCCACCAATTCGAAGATTTCCAAACTTGACTACACCAGCAAACCCCAAGAAGTATATATTAGGTGCTGCCCATCCTCCATAGTACCTATACAAACAGCAAAAACAAGTAAAAAACCCGCAACAATCATTCATCCAAAGCGaaaaaaacgacacgaaaaacAATTCGAAGAGAATGCCATAGATTGTAGTTAAAGAAGGGGCTCACAGTTCCCACAAGTAATTAGAAGCATCGTGATTGCCGCCGATGAATATGATCGGGTACGGAGCCACTGCCTCACCGGAATAGTATTTCCAGAATGTGTTCATGCTCCGGAATTTACGAGGCACGTTTAAGCTATCCAAGTCCCTCTCATTCCTCACAGCCTAATTTCACTAACACAATAGTTTTCCCTCATTATTAATCAAATTCTCTAATTTCATTAACAACTAGATCACCCCGAacaaaaagattgaaactttaGGGCAAATTAGCAAGAACGTGTTAAGTACTCAAGCCCAAGGAAGAGCTCAATCCAAAAGACTAGTCCAATAGGTGGGAGGACTCTAAGGACTTAAGAACCCCTACACTCCCATAAATGTAATCGATGTGGGATCATAACATTACACCACCCTTCGGAAGACCCGACGCCCACGACGGTAATCACGTCGCCCAGTCCCTCGTCACCAAGTCCCTTGGAGCCCATACTCCCAAGGCGGTAATCACGAGGCAGCACGTCACGTCACCAAGACCCACAGCGTTGGGCACCTAGGCTCTAATACCAATGTTAGGTACTCAAGCCCAAGGGAagagcccaacccaaaagacTAGTCCAATAGGTGGGAGGACTCTAAGGACTTAAGAACCCCTACACTCCCATAAGTGTAGTCGATGTGGGATCATAACATTACACCACCCTTCGGAAGACCCGACGCCCACGGCGGTAATCACGTCGCCCAGTCCCTTGTCACCAAGTCCCTTAGAGCCCATACCCCCAAGGCGGTAATCACGAGGCGGCACGTCACGTCACCAAGACCTGCAGCGTCAGgcacctaggctctgataccaatgttaggtactcaagcccaagggaagagcccaacccaaaagacTAGTCCAATAGGTGGGAGGACCCAAGGACTTAAGAACCCCTACCCTCCCATAAGTGTAGTCGATGTGGGATCATAACATTACACCACCCTTCGGAAGACCCGACGCCTACGGCGGTAATCACGAGGCGGCACGTCACGTCACCAAGACCCACCCACCCATTGGACTCTTCCCTTGGGCTTGAGTACCTAACATTGGTATCATAGCCTAGGTGCCCGACGCTGCGGGTCTTGGTGACGTGACGTGCCGCCTCGTGATTACCGCCGTGGGCGTTGGGTCTTCCGAAGGGTGGTGTAATGTTATGATCCCACATCGACTACACTTATAGGAGTGTAGGGGTTCTTAAGTCCTTGGGGTCCTCCCACCTATTGAACTAgtcttttgggttgggctctTCCCTTGGACTTGAGTACCTaacattggtatcagagcctaggtgcCCGACGCTGCAGGTCTTGGTGACGTGACGTGCCGCCTCGTGATTACCACTTTGGGAGTATGGGCTCCAAGGGACTTGGTGACGAGGGACTGGGCGATGTGATTACCGTCGTGGGTGTCGGGTCTTCCAAAGGGTGGTGTAATGTTATGATCCCACATCAACTACACTTATGGGAGTGTAGGGGTTCTTAAGTCCTTGGGGTCTTCCCACCTATTGGACTAGTCTTTTGGGTTGAGCTCTTCCCTTGGGCTTAAGTACCTAACAGAACGAAACTGCAAATGCCGAAATTTGGAAAATTGAACAATTAAATTCAACGAAAAATCGGTACTTTCGGAGACAATtgagtacaaaaaaaaaaaactcaaaaatttagGGCAAGTAAGCAAGAATGAAGGGGCGATATGGGGAATTCAGGAAAGTGGGCGGCAGTACCTGAAAGTCGCCGCAGCAGAGGAGGAGGTCGATGGTGGTGTTGTGGAGCTTTTCGTAGCGTTGGAGGCAGGGACGGAGTCAGAAATTTCTTCTAGTGGGGGCAACCAAAAACAACTAAGAAAATCTTATTATAGCATGGTTATACGCAATATGATATTAAGGATGGTTTCAAATGATGATATATCACAATtccaatgttacaaaaatttcaatatagtagGGAAAAGTGGcaaagtgatgagaaaaatatatGTACATGATAGGTGGGAGAAGGTTTTTTCGGTTTGAATGACAGAACAAGAGTACTATTGttcatataatatttgatatggAGTCTAAGTAAAATGAATGTATGTTGGATAttagatacatatatttttttcaaagataacctgtgtatattatataattgtagtCTGCAACTAAACAAACGAACGACTTGAGTGGGGTCATCTGCCCCCAATGAGCCTTCGGTAGATGTTGTCGAGGTCGCCATGCATACCACCTTATACAGCAATCTTCATTCCGATTCCGAAGATGCTGGAATGGGAGTCCGGAGCAGGAATGGAGGGAAACTCGAACACTACAGTGGCGGTTTAAAGCAGAAGATCGTATTGTTCCGCcgatttcttttattttcgtCTTTCCCAgcccaaaaaattcaattaaaagtTGCTCTTAAAATTTTGAAGGTGTATATATTTTGTTTAATAAAGTTCTAATTAGATTAGGAACATGATCCTGAAATCTTAGGAAATCCTTATAGAATTCTatcgtattttattttttacataagTATCATGTTTGTAATACTTATCAGGTAAGAATTTTATGTtttctactactataaatatcTTGAAATAATACACACCTCATAATTAAATCAGACTCTTTTGCCGCACCCCTCTATTTCTCTCACTATAATCACCTATATTCGTTGGTTAAACATGCCCTACAacatttaaatatttattaaattgatgaCATGATGAGCATGAAATCTGTAATTATGATTATGTGTAAGCCACATTTGCATCACATCGACTAAATACCTTATCAATTTATGGATATATAGATGTTCAAATATCTAAAAGGTGTAAATTAATACAATTTCAAAACTTTAGGAATAatgtgaaaaatatgaaacctCACCGCACATTTTAAAAGTACCTCTAGTatctaagagcaactccagccttGTTGGTTGCTCGGGCGTCAGGCGAGGAGAAAGGGCCCTCGGGCCGGTGGGAGCAAATCCAGCGGGgaagggcccgagtgagggtgggaggtcgagcgaagggggggtggggagtcgacgggcctgtggcccgagggttttgtaattttttattttttttgtgtcagagagagagagagagatagttttgtaattttttattatttaaacaaacataaaaaactattatttttattgcttattgtcagggggaagggttccaagggtggatatgtaaatggcaattactgttcattaatgttaattactattcatttaaggcagttactgttcaatagggtggattgaatagtggattgccagggaggagggctccatgggtggagttgctctaaaaaGATATCACTCTCATCTCGAATGAAAGAGTTTTCTTCCCAGTCTTATGCAAGTTTAGGTAGGCCTGTATTTCTTGGTTTCAATAGTACTCCTTACGAGCGTTGTTTTTAAAGTAGTGGTAGGTTCGAGTTTTCTTGTTTTGTCCTTTAGGTTACAACTTTATATACTCAAACGTTAAATCTCATATTTGAAAACACACTTTAAAAGAGAAATATTATAATAAAAGcgtaaatttgagttttaacaactTAATTACGTGCACACTTGTTTGATAAGGATAACAAACAAATGAGGCGCGACACATAAATTGATAAAATGACGGAGAGGTGGGACACATGTGTCGTTTTAAGGCAACAAGGTTAGGACAATTATTGGACCAACAAAGTTGGAACATGAAACCTCCGTTAGTCTAAGTTTCCAAAGATTTCAAGCAATCTCTCCTCATCTCCTCATCAAAAATGGCTCTCCTTCACCCTCTAGTCTCACACATCTTCCCCTCTTCCACTCCCAAACCATCAACACCAAAACTAAAATCAAACCCTACACCTCTTCAACCATCCACATTAGTACTAACAAATAATAAGAGTCGCGATAACATCTCGGGTGTAGGTAAGTTTCTCTCCAAAGCCGTAGTTGCATCTCCGCTTGATCATGACGATGATTTGAAGGAAGATGAACAAGAGGATCACAAGGTTTTGGTGACTCCTTCCAAAGAAGAAGAGCATGGAGAAGAAAGCGTCGCAACCGGATACAATTGGACGGAAGAATGGTACCCTCTTTACCTCACCCAGGACCTGCCTGAAGATGCACCTTTAGGCCTTACCGTCTTCAATAAGCAGCTCGTCTTGTATCGAGATGGCTCGGGTGAGCTTCGCTGTTACGAAGATCGTTGCCCACATAGGTAACAGTTAATCTTATCCATCTCATGGTTCATCACCTTCTTTTAATTCACGAAATCTAAAGTAGCTATGTATGTAGTATATAGCTTAATTTGTTTTGTATCCTCTGTTTTTCACCTGTTTTGGTCCTCTGTTCTTCCCCTGTTTTTGTTTACTCTGCTTTGTTGCCTCTTGAATACAAACTTCATTACTAACAAAAAGTGAAGTTCTTGGTGTTTATTTTCTTAGGCTGGCAAAACTATCCGAAGGCCATTTGATCGACGGAAGGCTAGAGTGTTTGTACCATGGTTGGCAATTCGAACGCCAAGGAAAATGTGTAAAGATTCCACAGGTATGTTTGAATTATTAGTATTCTAGTTAATCAAAAACATTTCTGTTTCATATTATATGAGTCCCCCTCTTAATTAATTTCATGATCTACACTAATTATAGAACTTAATTGATCTCTGTTTTCTCTAAACAGCTTCCATCTGATGCTAAAATTCCGAGAGCAGCTTGTGTTAAATCATACGAAGTGAGGGATTCTCAAGGCGTTGTTTGGGTGTGGATGTCTCACAAGACACcaccaaacaccaaaaaactACCTTGGTTCGAAAACTTTGATAAACCCGGCTTTGATTATTCTTCGACAATCCATGAGCTCCCCTACGATCACTCCATTCTTCTGGAGAACCTCATGGATCCAGCCCACATTCCAATCTCACACGACAGGACAGGTTtctcagcgaaaagagaaaatgcgCAGCCACTGAGATTTGAGGTGATTGAAAGGAGTGACAGAGGTTTTACAGGGTATTATGGTGAGGCAAAAGACCAGCACTTGCCTTTTTTCTTAAGGTTTGAGGCACCCGGCGTTATCGAAAACACGAGGGAAATTGTAGACAAGAACGGTGAGAAGCACTACTCTGTCGGGCTCTTCCTCTGTAGACCAACGGGGCAGGGAAAATCCGTGGCTATTATGAGGTTCGGAGCCACGAAACTCTCCCCGTTGGCAAAACTGTTTCCGACTTGGTACTTCCACCACATTTCTTGTACAGTTTTCGAGCAAGACATGGGATTTCTCTCGTCTCAGAACGAAATACTTTGGAGAAAAAAACGTCCCACGAAAGAGTTGTACCTTAATTTAAAATCATCTGATGTTTGGGTGGCAGAGTACAGAAAATGGGTTGACAAAGTTAGCAATGGCATGCCTTACCATGTAGGTCACAGCACTATATCGTTGCCCGAAGAGGCGGCCGTGGTGGAACATGCACCGGCAGGGCTTGTTGCCAGTGTTTCAGCGTCTCAGCCGGCTAAGGGAGGCGTTGGAACGATGCATGTTCCGAATTGGAGCAACCGATATTTTAGGCATGTGATTCATTGCAAAGGGTGTAGAAATGTTGTGAAGAGTTTTCGGGTTTTGAAAACCGGACTTTCGGGAGTTGCTGCTGTGATGGTTTTGGTTGCGATTTTGGTGTCCGGGAGGCAGTGGAAGGCGGTTTTTTTGGTGGCGGCTGCTGTGTTTTCGGCTGGGGCTTATGGTTGCTCAGCCGCTGTTGCATTGAGTACTACTAACTTCATAAGGTTGCACAAGAGGTTGTGATTTATGAGGTGATCAAAGATTCATATGTTAAATTATGAAATATTAAGAAAGATGTTTAAAGTGGACAATAGGGTACATGATTGACATTGTGGTTATTGAGTACCTCATGTGTTATATTCAAGTTTCCATATTTTAGAATATCCGAAAGCGAGTAAAAATATTGTTTaaaccaatctttagtaaaaatttaagtgaatTTTGAAAAAGTACTTTCAAACGAGCTAATTATTTGAGCTTTGTCTTGCAAGTTCAATTATAACATATGATATAGTCAtacacttttttttgttttgttttgcactCTCATGTTTACTTTTGtcaactgatttttttttttttgatttattcaatcgaAAAATTAGAAATAACATAAGTCTGCAAGAGACGAATATGAGTGCGAAAAATCACTTCTCCAATTATGTCGGTTTTTGTTTGCTTACATAAGTttacatttgaaattttttttattaaaattttaaaaatgttataTCGCACTCTTTATTTATGAAGACGTAGAAATGATACACTGTTTATGATAATTTTGAAatactaaataaaaaatatattaatatacaTCAAATCTGAATTGAGCATAACCAAGATGGATGGAGTAATATGCTTCTACATTTTCCCTTTAGATtaaaattctctctctctaatgagATTCAAGATCCATGATCTGGCAGCTTTGAACTTTGAAGACATTTGAAGTGGGACTTTCACCAAATTcaacaaattgggaagaaaaaGCTCCTCCTAGTGGATCCCACCAAGCGAGAAAGGAGATCGAAgcaggaaaaaacaaaaaaagaaatggCCCATACAGGTCTCGAACCTGTGACCTTCGCGTTATTAGCACGACGCTCTAACCAGCTGAGCTAATAGGCCATTTGGCAATACTGTCAACTTCTACATACTTCACGTATATTGGTCATACAGGGTGAAATTCAAATACTGCAGCCCAACAAAGTTTAAAGCCCAATGTTTGGAAGTTCCGGAAATGCTTGAGGCCATATCTACTTGAAGAcgatcacatttttttttattttatcaaacaatagatttatgttagattagccaccgacGAAATTTGAACATACGTCGTTATGCAAGGGCTTAACTTCTTTCCACCGTTgtggtaaagggccacttgTTGAACTTTTTCTTTGGAGTAACCTCATTTGACCATCTAAATTATTACTCTAGATGAAATTGACTTCTAAACTACTTTTTAGTAAACTACTTTTTAGTAAACTACTCCTTGAACTATTTGAAACTAGCCAATTAACTCTTTACCATGAGATTCGATAAAATTCATCTACTTTGTCATCAAATATTAGCTCATGACCAGTATGTGATTCACTCTTGAGGGTAAAGTCTTGCCAGTATTTGACAGTGAAGTGTATGAAATTTCATTAAAATCTTATGGTAAGGGGGATAATTGACTGATTTCAAAATATTTCAGTGGcttaatttgttaaaaaaatagttCAGAGAATCAATTTTAACTAGGGTAATAGTTTAGGGCGTCAaacgacaatttttttttctttatgattataaATTTACAATGAGTTACTTTTACATCCGTGTGATTTGAAATTACAAAGTAATGGTACTCGACCATGTCAAGGAGAAAAGTAGCCTTTAAAAGTATATGAGTCGCAATGTTCGGTTTTCTGTTTATCACACAAGGAAAAAAATCAGCAACATTCACAAAAGCATGAGACTCATGCATTGGGGTCTCATTGATTTCAAGTAATTCCCTCTCATTGTGAAAGCTGCATGAAACTCCCTACAATTTTGTCTCTTTCAACATCAATTAATCTCACTCAATGCGAAAGCTGCCTTAAACTCGGTCAGTCATACCCATTATCTTCATGAGAAGTTGGGTTTGTTTGTACTATTGCAATGAATGTTGAGTACCAAAAAGAGTACATATGTAAGAGAAACACATAAGCTAGCTAGCACTATTTCTTGTTGATTGACCACACTTCAAAGATTGTGTGGCTAACATAAGTGCAACAAGCAAATAAGCAACCCCCAACCCGATTTCACTCTCTCGCTcctcccttctctctatctctctctctctctctctctctctctctctctctctctagagtcACATATTTACATGGCTTTATTTCCTCCTTAGATTtccctcttccttttctttcaatgtcatcatcttcctcctcctttGCTTCCTCCCCAATTGAATCAAACATGGCTTTATTCCACCCCTTTTTCTCCCATTCCACCTCCCTCCACCTCCACCAAACCCCCAAGCAATCACAGCCGCTCAAACTCCTCTTATCTCTCTCCCCACCAACCCATCTCAGACCCTTCATTCCTTCCAGAAAGATTAGCCTGAGCAGCATCAAGTGTGGTGCAGTTGCAGACACCAAACCTCCTCCCCTGCCACTTGATGGAGATCAGGCGCCCGCAGCGGAGGAGGATCACAAGGTCATGGTGGGTCCAACCAGCGAGGCGGAGAGGAGGGGAGAGAGGGTCGTGGCGGATTACGATTGGACGGAGGAATGGTACCCGCTGTACCTCACACAGGACATTCCAAACGATGCTCCTCTGGGTCTCACAGTGTTTGATAGGCAGCTCGTCCTGTACAGGGACGGCAATGGAGAGCTCCAGTGCTACCAAGATCGTTGCCCCCACAGGTAACATTGTCTGTTGGTTCTAGATTCTTATATataagcatgcaaattaattttagggtttttttttttaacttcaatccttaaaaaagattgaaatttaaaataaatctcGTGATTATATATTGATTATAATTCATTGATGTGttcttaattcaaaataattaatgtacattttatttaatgtctcctattaaatatttaaatttattaatatacaaattttaatttattaattttatttaacattcttcaaacttgaaagactcaattaatgtatcAAAATGTTAGtattgaaatgtattatattgaactaatgtatttaaatgttagtaccgaaatgtatgcaccgaaatatattatattaaattaatgtacctaaatgtgtgtaccaaaatgtatgcaccaaaatgtattatattgaattaatgtacctaaatatttATATCGAAATGTATGTAACGAAATGTGTGTAGCTGAATATATGCACCGAAATcgattataatgaatttaatgtacctaaatgaagaagacaaagtacatcataatatattgtataacaaaaattaatttataaatgtttacaataaaatatattaggataaatgaaatgaaaatgaaaatgaaaatcaaatcaaattaatacattaaaaattaggaagaaaaacagaaataattcaaaattcaaaatataattaataaatgaggttattaatgtatcaagggcctaaaattagattttaatcttactcatggttttaatttaaaagtcatctttgccaaggatta includes:
- the LOC103440557 gene encoding peroxidase 18; the encoded protein is MEKTSAAFSCTHCCVFLIWFFLAASASTADLALNFYAASCPSAEFIVRNTVRSASDLDPTVPGKLLRLLFHDCFVEGCDASVLLQGTGTERSDPANTSLGGFAVIDSAKRLLEVFCPGTVSCADIVALAARDAVEFAGGPVAQIPTGRRDGKVSAASNVRPNIVDTSFTMDEMIKLFSSKGLSLVDLATLSGAHTIGSAHCSAFRDRFKQDPKGKFTLIDTSLDNVYAEELMEQCPAGANQSTTVKNDPKTSFAFDNQYYQNLLAHRGLFQSDSVLLTDGRTRKQVEIFAQDQVSFFQSWTESFLKLASIGVKTGDEGEIRASCPTTNA
- the LOC103410542 gene encoding protein TIC 55, chloroplastic-like; translation: MALLHPLVSHIFPSSTPKPSTPKLKSNPTPLQPSTLVLTNNKSRDNISGVGKFLSKAVVASPLDHDDDLKEDEQEDHKVLVTPSKEEEHGEESVATGYNWTEEWYPLYLTQDLPEDAPLGLTVFNKQLVLYRDGSGELRCYEDRCPHRLAKLSEGHLIDGRLECLYHGWQFERQGKCVKIPQLPSDAKIPRAACVKSYEVRDSQGVVWVWMSHKTPPNTKKLPWFENFDKPGFDYSSTIHELPYDHSILLENLMDPAHIPISHDRTGFSAKRENAQPLRFEVIERSDRGFTGYYGEAKDQHLPFFLRFEAPGVIENTREIVDKNGEKHYSVGLFLCRPTGQGKSVAIMRFGATKLSPLAKLFPTWYFHHISCTVFEQDMGFLSSQNEILWRKKRPTKELYLNLKSSDVWVAEYRKWVDKVSNGMPYHVGHSTISLPEEAAVVEHAPAGLVASVSASQPAKGGVGTMHVPNWSNRYFRHVIHCKGCRNVVKSFRVLKTGLSGVAAVMVLVAILVSGRQWKAVFLVAAAVFSAGAYGCSAAVALSTTNFIRLHKRL